The nucleotide sequence CCCAAAACCAAAGAGGTGCTCAAACGGGCCATGGGCGGCGTGCTGTTTATCGATGAAGCCTACTACCTCTATCGGCAGGAGAACGAGCGGGACTACGGTCAAGAGGCGATCGAGATTCTCCTCCAGGTGATGGAGAATCAGCGGGAGGATGTGGTGGTCATCTTGGCCGGATACAAAGACCGCATGGAGCAGTTCTTTAAATCGAACCCGGGAATGAGCTCGCGCATCGCGCACCACATCGAGTTTCCCGATTACACCCTGGACGAATTGATGGACATTGCGAAACTGATGCTGGCCGATATGGGGTATCGCCTCAGTCCTGCGGCGGATCGGGCATTGCGGAGTTATATCGAACGGCGAAAACAGATGCCCCGTTTCGCCAATGCCCGCAGCGTGCGAAACGCCCTGGACCGGGCCCGGCTCCGCCAGGCCAACCGCCTCTTTGCCCGGCCGTGCACCTGTTCGGTCGAGGACCTGATGACCATCGAGGAAGAAGACATTACGGCGAGCCGGGTCTTGCAGCAGAGCCAGGCCGGCGCCACCTAAACTGACGAAGATCGGGAAGGTGAGAATGGGAATGGACATTCACCACGCCGCGGAACAAACCGACGTCGCTGTGATCGGGGGCGGCCCCAGCGGCTTGTTTGCGGCATTCTACTGCGGGATGCGCGGACTTTCCTGCAGGGTGATCGAGAGTCTGCCTCAGTTGGGCGGCCAATTGACCGCCCTGTACCCAGAAAAGTTTATTTATGATGTGGCGGGGTTTTCGAAAATCCGGGCCGGGGATCTGATCGAGCGCCTCAAAGAGCAAATGATGCAGTTTGAGCCGGATATTCGCCTGTCTGAACAGGTTCTGAAACTCGAAAAACTGGATGAGCGCCTCTTCGCCCTCCACACGACCAAAGGGATGCACACCGCCAAGGCGGTTATCATCTGCGGCGGGATCGGCATGTTCACGCCGCGCAAACTCCCGGCCGCCGAAGCCGCGGATTTTGAAGGACGGGGCATCGATTATTTGATGCAAGAGACGGAGGCCTATCGCGACAAGCGGGTGCTGGTGGTCGGCGGCGGGGATTCGGCGGTGGATTACGCGCTCATGCTCGAACCCGTGGCCCGGCAGGTCACCCTCATTCATCGCAGGGATCAATTCCGGGCGCACGAGCACAGCGTCAGGCGGCTGCACGACAGCTCCATCAACGTTCACGTGTTCACCGAACTCCAGGCGATTCACGGCGGGGACCGGGTAGAAGGAGCCACGCTTCTCAACAACCGGACCAAAGAAACCCGGGAGATCGCTGTGGATGTCATTCTCAGCGGCCTTGGCTTCAGCGCCTCCCTTGGCCCCATGAAGACCTGGGGGCTCAAGATCGAGGGGAATGAAATCGTCGTCAACAGCCGGATGGAGACCAACGTTCCCGGGGTGTTCGCGGTGGGGGACATCAATACCTACCCGGGAAAGGTAAAATTGATCGTCGCCGGTTTTGGCGAGGCGACGATCGCGGTCAACCACGCAAAAACGTATATCGATCCCAGCGCCCGCACCAACCCGGGCCACAGCTCCAGTCGCACCGATATGCCCGTGGACCGCGTGGTGACCGGGTCGCGGTAATCCGTTTGGCAGGCGTCGGACTCGGGGGACTCGGCACCACAACCCGAGTCCCGCGCCAATTCGGTATCCAAAATCCCCGGTGATAAGGAGGGAGGGCGCGCATGAGCGCCATCGAGACGAAAACTCTCCAGCAAAAGGCGATATCCGCCCTGCGCGTCCTGTCGATCGATGCGATCGAAACCGCGCGTTCGGGACACCCCGGCCTGCCCATGGGGGCCGCGCCGATGGCCTACGCGCTCTGGGTCCACCACCTGCGCCACGACCCGGGCGACCCGGAGTGGCCCGATCGCGACCGCTTCATCCTTTCCGCCGGGCACGGCTCCGCCCTGCTCTACAGTTTGCTGCACCTGACGGGCTATGATCTCTCTCTGGAGGAGCTCAAGCAATTCCGCCAATGGGAAAGTCGAACGCCCGGACACCCGGAGTACGGTCACACTCCGGGGGTCGAGGCCACCACCGGTCCCCTGGGGCAGGGAATCGCCATGGCCGTGGGGATGGCCATGGCTGAGCGCCATCTGGCCGCGCGGTTCAACCGGCCGGGGTTTCCCATCGTCGACCACTACACCTACGTGTTGGCAAGCGACGGGGACCTGATGGAGGGCGTGTCCCAAGAGGCCTCCTCCCTGGCGGGCCACCTCAAACTCGGGAAATTAATCGTGCTTTACGATTCGAACGGCATTTCCCTGGACGGCAGCACCTCCCTGGCCTTTACCGAAAACGTGCGTCTTCGCTACGAAGCGTACGGGTGGCACACCCTGCTCGTCGAAGACGGCAACGACGTCGACGCCATTCTGGGGGCGCTGGAGGCGGCGAAAGCTGTGACAGATCGGCCGAGCTTGATCGAAGTGCGCACGGTGATCGGCTACGGAAGCCCGACCTTGCAGGGAACATCCCGGGTGCACGGGGCTCCCCTCGGGCCGCAGGAAATACAGCGCACCAGGGAGTTCTACAGATGGGATTTTCCCCCATTCCACATCCCTGAGGACGTCCGGGATCATTTTCTCGAAGTCCGGAACCGGGGCCGCCGGGCGTCCGCGGCCTGGCGGGAGATGTTTGCCGCCTATCGCCAGGAACATCCGGATCTTGCCACACAATTCGAAGAGGCTTGGCGGGAAGGGCTCCCATCGGGTTGGGAAGAGGCCCTGCCCCGGTTTCCCGACGGCGGACCGGCCATGGCCACCCGGGACGCCTCCCACCTGGCGATCCAAGGTATCGCCCAAAGGGTCCCGTGGTGGATCGGGGGGTCGGCGGATCTCGCCTCCTCCAATAAGACGGCCATTGCCGATGAGCCGGCCTTCGGACCGCCTGACTACAGCG is from Kyrpidia tusciae DSM 2912 and encodes:
- the cbbX gene encoding CbbX protein → MAEVESPQVDLHEIAKETAIYEVLDQLDRELVGLRPVKTKIREIAALLLVDRMRKQVGLKTPPPSLHMSFTGNPGTGKTTVALRMADILHRLGYVRKGHMVAVTRDDLVGQYIGHTAPKTKEVLKRAMGGVLFIDEAYYLYRQENERDYGQEAIEILLQVMENQREDVVVILAGYKDRMEQFFKSNPGMSSRIAHHIEFPDYTLDELMDIAKLMLADMGYRLSPAADRALRSYIERRKQMPRFANARSVRNALDRARLRQANRLFARPCTCSVEDLMTIEEEDITASRVLQQSQAGAT
- a CDS encoding NAD(P)/FAD-dependent oxidoreductase, yielding MGMDIHHAAEQTDVAVIGGGPSGLFAAFYCGMRGLSCRVIESLPQLGGQLTALYPEKFIYDVAGFSKIRAGDLIERLKEQMMQFEPDIRLSEQVLKLEKLDERLFALHTTKGMHTAKAVIICGGIGMFTPRKLPAAEAADFEGRGIDYLMQETEAYRDKRVLVVGGGDSAVDYALMLEPVARQVTLIHRRDQFRAHEHSVRRLHDSSINVHVFTELQAIHGGDRVEGATLLNNRTKETREIAVDVILSGLGFSASLGPMKTWGLKIEGNEIVVNSRMETNVPGVFAVGDINTYPGKVKLIVAGFGEATIAVNHAKTYIDPSARTNPGHSSSRTDMPVDRVVTGSR
- the tkt gene encoding transketolase gives rise to the protein MSAIETKTLQQKAISALRVLSIDAIETARSGHPGLPMGAAPMAYALWVHHLRHDPGDPEWPDRDRFILSAGHGSALLYSLLHLTGYDLSLEELKQFRQWESRTPGHPEYGHTPGVEATTGPLGQGIAMAVGMAMAERHLAARFNRPGFPIVDHYTYVLASDGDLMEGVSQEASSLAGHLKLGKLIVLYDSNGISLDGSTSLAFTENVRLRYEAYGWHTLLVEDGNDVDAILGALEAAKAVTDRPSLIEVRTVIGYGSPTLQGTSRVHGAPLGPQEIQRTREFYRWDFPPFHIPEDVRDHFLEVRNRGRRASAAWREMFAAYRQEHPDLATQFEEAWREGLPSGWEEALPRFPDGGPAMATRDASHLAIQGIAQRVPWWIGGSADLASSNKTAIADEPAFGPPDYSGRNIWFGVREHAMGAILNGMALHGGLRVFGATFLVFSDYMRPAMRLAALMGLRVVYVLTHDSLAVGEDGPTHQPVEHLAALRAIPGMTVFRPADARETAAAYRYALDRAGGPTAIVLTRQALPLLPRGDDAEEDIYEEVARGAYIVADSPDPQAILIATGSEVHLALAAHRALAEAGIPTRVVSMPSWERFEAQTEAEKDRILPPHLEARVAVELGRSLGWERYVGKGGRILSVDTFGASAPGEVVVENYGFTVEHVIEAVRTVIEERG